The Brienomyrus brachyistius isolate T26 unplaced genomic scaffold, BBRACH_0.4 scaffold52, whole genome shotgun sequence sequence GAATTAAAATACCTAAAGTATACTAAATTCATATTTCGAATATACTAAGCattgtcttcccttttcttcttgtttcaatgtcagcctgctaaattttcacgttcttaggatgctcattctgacttaatgcaactgtggggggcacgtactgcggcagtcatacagactagatggtccaaaagttgacctacctactattggctgaggttttgtagatttgtggctgaaccaaagaaaaatatatcattaattttattctgcccaattaatgataataatgttatgttggaatattgttaaagaggcacaaactgcttcaacacagtttgttttgcagattctgtatagcagctttaatatagagagaacacaacttccagattgtatgagtaaaattaggatctttttctgtcagtttaacagtttctgttttgcctgtcactgactattccctgtttgttttcttacctggttcttcctgaccttgtactttctcctcactatctgctctttcctctctccctctttgaactgacaatcatacacaaatagatagtattcaattagataaagaaattacattaatataaaaaaatgctattgacatcactaataaaaaaactcttctctcagtgtactttcaatcaaaaggcaaataaccaaaccacgtgtgcatttaataaaatatatgactATTTAAACACTGATCCAACATTATTCTTGATTGACAGATCATGATCTTCTCCTTTTATCTGAATGCCCgtcctttttttgaaaaaacttccttatatccattatgaacctggctgtctttctgtgcaaaatacacacacacacacacacacacacacacacacacacacacaccagaagttataaagttaatgggcatccagtcagttagctaccttaggtttaatattcggaacatgaaaaaataaccagCTTCTCTCGTTCCATTTCAAAGAGGACTGGTGAAACGGTTGGCAATTTAAGTTTGTAGATTTAggctatataaatttcaatgggagcaacaggacggtcaaaatgttgctgattttcctacagagtagggcggattgtagggtagcaaacatcgtcagaaaacgtgttttcaacactgcagtttacctgtgaaggtaatgtttttcagctaataagagacatggtcagactcctactacctaactatataaagaaagagttactgaaggttaaatgcagctaacatgtcctgttttaagccaagtactcacacaactgctgcaatgggtctcagccaccattgctctggcaggagcgctggagccagtcagagtagcggagagtgaagctggaacgaaccatttttcggggctggggggggggggtatctatactagttattgaaatattacatctgaatgatttttcatattttaatactgtctcacataaacagcatgaactgtcaaaaaaagttagaaatctttagaaatctttgggggtgcttttattcattttgggggTACTGAAGCACCCCCAAAAATGGGCTAAAATCGCCCCTGGGCAGGACCCTGTTAACCCTAATCCTGGCAAAGTTACAgggtcctctctgtttctcttcataggggtctttgcagacatccagacatgagcttgttttgctcagtgagtaacaccatggccccacagttacggagctgtgagttcagttctgaccctgacaaaaaatcagtataatgttgcaagttcactagtttccatcaacagactgtgtgaactatgactgtgtgtatactactctgggtaccttgggtcctgttgtaagctcccagcacagcagttccctgtactggagaagcagtaatggaatatgaatgggaatctacagtagatgtactgtttacagtgaaatgtagttcagaaaaagagagaatgtcaaccttgagaggatcacttacctcagcagtgacattcatgtctctcgtgcctcttcctatcatgtcagtagatggattgggagagcatgggggtcatgtagtcgctggaatggggtctgtggcactcctgatatttttgtaagacggtgaaggtctcctggtgctccttattttgctgtgtggctgctagacatggacgttatccagtgaccagagatgaagactggactcctttggtactgtgtctcttcggagaatccttggctaccactggtttgacttcgtgtcaaatgagtggttgctcagggagtcccgcgtgagtcaggttacctgcattgtaagtgtcaggtacagcactatgaccatgtggcatgattccctgagggtgatccagctcgCAAGGTCCCTACTACCCTATTCCAGTGcaatctccccaacctgacctgacctgacctgatctgaaattaaggtagtggtccaagctgtaggtttactgacagaccactgtaggtccttatcaatgaagtctaccattctatcaagactgaggataataagtaatataattCAAGTGCTATAATAGTACACTCAAACAGTGATCCTCCTTTATTGGTCTGTAACATACAATATTGCCTGCCCAAGAGCCCACTGCAGCAGGCTcgcaggaaatatgaaagagctttgtgggtggagatgtgatctttccacatgatttcaagtgaaaacatgaaaagtcatctttaaaacgaaggctttcgctattgcaaatgtcacactatttaaggtctcaggaagtctaggggaagcacaaatatatagtgcatatagctgtgtctcacataaaaaggttgtgcatactctgctcatattgttcaaaatggagtaacactttgccatgaatttttaattttagtatgagcccatatagttaagtcttgactgtttacacataaacacttaaaaaagatatagctgaggtcctggattcagtctcctgcattttctctctaaccccctcaaagaaattcttgcagggattaattcagtatgttttaacaacatataaaaagaccagatgagttaggagcaacactttacttgagggggcacaaataatgtcgtagtacatccatccatctattttccaaaccgcttatcctactgggtcgcggggggtccggagcctatcccggaagcaatgtgcacaaggcagggaacaacccaggatgaggggccagcccgtcgcagggcacactcacacaccattcactctcacacacacacctacgggcaatttagcaactccagttagcctcagcatgtttttggactgtggggggaaaccccacgacgacatggggagaacatgcaaacttcacacacatgtgactcaggcggagactcgaacccgggtcccagaggtgtgaggcaacagagctaaccagtgcacctgtcagagttcgctggttaaagcgggtagtgcgcacaggctgacaagtgggcaggaagcaggcaagcaggcggagtacggggaaaacagggatttattcgggatcgggacggagcagacagcactaagactaactaacatcaatgacagaccagaaattaaggcaagtcatggactgaaatagacgagactgggcgaaaataagtggacacagctgggcaagatcagggaagcacacgtgagtaatcagggggcgtggcacacacgaggatcgtacgagccgggcatgagagcaccaccatgccgcccctgaagtagtacactcttacttaatttattaattaaccagaaagtattagttatatactgatcccacgttcgttcattcttaatcataagttagtgtatttgttcatcatttgtacttgagtagttactaagttattactgagtaatgtgtatttgaacaatataaaatataataatacatgtgctataaatcaacaaaccattgtcctttagttttatccactgcaggactgcaggaagcagcatacaatggaaatgccttgggtgggatggtagcccggatcagggctcacatactggctcacatgtgagcaatgaagaagtagcacttcacgtgtacgggagaaaaacagcagccagaggaatcctatgcaatctcagtgagaataaactccccagacccaggactggggcaggaattgcaggattctcctttagcatttattttggcatactgtatttattgctattatccttggtacatgtttatatttgccaataattgaaattgaaataaacatgattattattcatccatcctcgtaccaCATATCCTGGAGACAAGGGCCTgtagcttatcccaggtagcataggacacaatggtatacttttggatgggatgccagtccattgcagggaatgcactcactcacacactgtgggcaatttagagatgacagtctattattattaggatacctatagtttttagtagtttccactattattatgctttttgccatgggagtctatggcagcccatagagctgattggcaacttttttgaaatttggcacatcgatagaggtcagttccaactattcataccaaatttgggttcaatccatccatcactctagcaccaccctcaggccaaatttcaagaaatgtttttgccttattctctttcttatcattgtatgattatgctatttactttcaagtattagcattacctggatggatggatggacatcgttcatcctttacctggggaatgaggctcccaactcgtggtgacttacccaagccctggtgctggatcatcattaaatgcttacatggggaaagagagaccttacccttggcctccaagcctggaagtaccctgagctctagacccaagcttaaccctaacccataagcataggttcgcagcatgaacagttctcacctgataccagaaaaccatacatgttcttaatctgaaaatcagttcatcattttcccagaaggtggcagcacatcaacactgcaagcttggcacatccctttggatacaatgagctatccttatattttgacatttttttaaacttatttaaatcagtaaaacaaattgcatccaaaaaggatagaatcatgactacccaataccccttggcaccatgttagtgtgaatggagttttcactccagccctgagggattcagagcagacacaaaagattgtgaacccatgtgtgatttacagtgaaaggtgactgaacacaacgcacagcctctgttatgactccactgttcaccatggttcagcaccatctatatttctattatttttctaggtattttacttgtggttttacacttaacatggtatcgacaggcttgctccaaagagatctcattgtatttacacagtgacagtaacgctgccttatcttgcgagaggaagtagcatatgggtgcgctgctaacgttagcattagcaaacctagctgcctagcagtgttggtagcaactcgtcagtgtaattccactacttttgtttgcaccatgtatttcaacatcgacgcgatgttactgtgatcactatgcaacctttagcccactgttattttccttgattatgtaattatacagggcaggtcaggcagagggagcagacgctgatgcagcacattgatgaccaaccacacgtccaaactgctggcgatcctggccggcgaccccccaggcagacacacggtcgaatcccacccttattataattacttttatatgcagtaattggtaattagtaattttcagtagcttgcacaaggctgctgactagcaacgttattcgttggctgaatccgaaatagctgtagtgctacgacgctggattgttacagggacagtgataaatgcagacccctttattctgattgcgttaaaaatcaaatgtttttactcagatttcatccatttggtggtgtgctctctataatgtgccatgtttttctaaaagaagatttttaaaaaaaagaatggcaaaatagagcagcgcattgaattgtaatgcctgtatcttgaaacgtagcgtgttgtcagactctccgatacacagctctatggtccatacagaggaaatgaggaacatgcagtctgctaagtcacgtggttacctttcgttaggtggctacgtttacatgccttaacgcaattaagatgttttcatgtaaacagattaatcggggagctcatttataaaggcttcgtgtgactgaaaaagacgagaagcattcatacatacatttataggaagattttgggatttacaaagaaaaacattttgtgaaaaagacaaatcttgtgaacgaggttgagagatgctgtttcgacagaatcctgtagagggcactgtgtatgctaaatcgaaggctccagtaatgtattcggcatttataatcataaacaataataattgaaatatttgtgggcacatggcaattggctctgagattaaagttatttaaaatgaatttgtttaaatttgtgggccggcatggtggtgcagtggttagcactgttgcctcacacctctgggacccaggtttgagtctccgcctgggttacatgtgtgtggagtttgcatgttctccccatgtcgtcgtggggtttcctccgggtacgctggtttccccccacagtccaaaaacatgctgaggctaattggagttgctaaaaaattgcctgtaggtgtgaatggtgtgtgagtgtgccctgcgatgggctggccccccatcctgggttgctccctgccttgtgcccattgcttccgggataggctccggaccccccgcgacccagtaggattagcggtttggaaaatggatggatggatgtatgatagaatgattaagctgtagcacatttcaaataatatttcatttgtaacacatttgttctccaaacttctacatttttaacctttggccacaagatcatcttcttcctgccagtatcttttctttcctttgatcctcggttgttggaatctgctctgctgcttggaagttccctggggctctgtgcccttctaggggctctgtgtcctttgttagcacaaacattttgcacacctgacattaccatgcatacagtatttctcatattttacaaaatacaaaaacactgatcaaagtctgtagaaaaaaacattttatttcatgaactcaaatatgaatcataaaacacaattaaaatactttttttgaatacatgcctcagaaattgcacatccctgattgtgcgttaccttcatgctgccttgaaatttttgatttcttcactgtagccctatgttatacaatctaatcttaaccttatgttaactgatcctatttttatttcttaaatattccctccaccaccccccctctgaggaggactgctttatttacaattaatctaatcctatgttatacaatcttatcttaaccttatgttaactgatcctatttttatttcttaaatattccctccaccaccccccgtctaaggaggactgctttatttacaattaatctaatcctatgttatacaatcttatctttaccttatgttaactgatcctatttttatttcttaaatattccctccaccaccccccctctaaggaggactgctttatttacaattaatctaatcctatgttatacaatcttatctttaccttatgttaactgatcctatttttatttcttaaatattccctccaccaccccccctctaaggaggactgctttatttataattaatctaatcctatgttatacaatcttatctttaccttatgttaactaatcctatttttatttcttaaatattccctccaccacgcccctctgaggaggactgctttatttataattaatctaatcctatgttatacaatcttaattttattctatgttatcttatcctatctttcttatcttatgctatgcaatcctatcttattcttatactatgttatctcatataatcttatcctaaacttatggtaatttatcatgtctttgtaaaacataaaatggcatacaagttaagactatcttaacttgtcctatcttaaccttatcctatcttaagcttatcctatagtaccttatgctatagaactacatggtaacatatcctaattttatcttatcctaagtatgtatgacaactcttgtgtaattatgtgctgaatctacagggaaatgtagctatgtgcatctgactgatagcccatttccacacccatctcctgagccctgggcatggtacttagctgctccagtgcatcaataggaaagatgaactcatcttcatcaatcctacgcctcttggatgaatgagtaccctcattatcctcattcttcccctgtttcgctaagttaatttcatttaaatgtctgttccaaaactcctgacaccagtactcagtaaagcacttggcgtcataggtcattttagagtacttggttacataatagttatacaaccaatagaatttttccaggtgagatgaggcggctacagcctgtgctggagcctgaagcagatgggtcagatgaaccaggcctggagctgaatatggatgtggagctgggcttacaggtgtgactaagtgtggggataaaacagaggagcccataaaaagaaatggggatgaaacaaaagaggagggggctgaagacgaaaataaaaatgaagaggagaaggttggtgagctgggcttaggctctaaccccttctgttggtcatacctccttcttcgccctgaccggcctcccgccgtatttctacggcggcctgtgccctgctgacccctgctggttgccaccgggatggcagcagatccaggagaggcagacgtggtcagggagctggctgccggcggcctggtgcggcacttcttccgacggccagcatcactggaactggtttgtcctttgggattataaagacaggggacagcatatttaatttaaatgaaacattatgtcactgtacaacaacactacatcacaaccatcacagatatcacacttggcagtcggtattgcacactaagaaaaattctgcagtctttattggatacaggaaacacacgcttgggaaacttatgcgctggtcttgacttgggccgtctgcgtttcagcaggggaacctgacctataaaaacaagccagtttgtgcacagattccctgatacgcagaacaacagcgaaaaacaacactggaaaggttcatgtgcatcaaatatagcagcccactcaatccaaatgctggcatcaacaactgactattaagtcaaatcctttacatatcttacactttccataagttgcattatttattcactctcaaggtaccaaactaagatttatgctttttctgattTCTACCGCGTTTCCCAGCAAATAAgccctaacatgatttttcaagaagcccgtaatataagccctagttattgtcccatggattgtacggtaactagaatgagatgcggttatactacgagaaggctacatggacaagaggcgctcatttaaggacagagttattgctaaacatgagagattggggacactggttctacaggaaattgagttgcgagatattcaggacggaatttggaacttggagatttacgatgatgttccagaagaacatgacattacgactatatttgaataaacatatgcagtatacagcagaattttgttcatgaataaattcaccgtcaaattgtttacatggaaagatactgttagaagatgacatgatgtctgtgtttgaataaatgtggatttttttcatgaataccggtaaatatactgtagcatgttatacttgggaaaatactaccttaatataagccgtaacgcgtcatttggagcaaaaattaatataagaccctgtcttattttcggggaaacaccgtatattaggacatattcagctgttactttaccacttcatgatgattttctctgatgtttaaacacagcacagccacagattttactgatttcattatataatgcagtagacatgcaaaaagactcccgtatattaaagctaaaggtgaactactttattatttagacatgtacttctaaaacaagataatagaacagaagattcaagaagactagtcaagcatattctgactttaactctttaagtgctgagttagtctgggcatcattttgccatccttacctcggccaactggaccggggatgtattccggggcgatccgcacactgactgcacctttcggcagcagccagtcaatcctctggagattcacggtggttttcacgatggacatctttcgcgtcttctctcttgctgataaactgcaagtctgagctgctttaaatgttcaaatgaaaactctaaacggaaaagaattgttatgattcggttgctaagctacggtggccgattggtgtcagcgcgctgcaaagtcttcaaacgctttaatcaaatgacgaaacatacgatctacatttacaaaagcgcagaaacgtagaagtaccacaaaattgtaagacaagtttaaaaacatataagcgctgaaaatccgctcacaacacagttgtaaagtttctgggtgacaaagaaacaagacggaccaattatggtttaattgtatatcgaatgtttacgaaatgtcgatatcttatcaaaacaggatttagaatgaaacactacattatatcaatcaatcattcggtcgccattaaaaatatagaataatattccttccttgttataattaacacgagagctgcggtcttgaagttgcacagactcccagaattcatagcgataattacgcgacccattcaattagtgggttttttgataattgggaatggggaggagccattgggtgcgttcgacttcacttaggtctgactgcagctgacgtgagggggagcgccatctgccggcggctgcaggagtgtaatataataatataaactgtaatataaacttgtaatataaactgacagcagccaaactagacaacttctactcctcgtagtgcgagacctgactgagatggccgcacttccaaaagggtgtagatacatctatacaaatatcacctgcatgcacattacctcttctgcaataaccaactcctgatccaaagtgctagcagtgaaaagatagctgccagaaaaaagatcaaatacatttatttcaaggattcaaagtttttattgtcatgcacagaatacaatgcaattcttacttgaatgccttcttcacagactagacgattaaacacataaaccagcgcaacattacagtaactaacaataaataaatgattaacttatgtgtactattagagcatttattgaaactttacttctttacaggcttttcgggagaaatagcagataacgtatcggaacttccagagatacaaacgtcatgcgtgtgactaaaattgttcagccaataagggcaaagttgtgtcacggaggcagttccagtttgtgcagccggctgagaggtttttttattatttttgttattgaagctttaaattacaacagaagtaatagctgaccagtgaccattaagattaacaaaacaaacaagaacatttacgagacatttacaaaataagccaggggcacatagtagcgacatttacagttacgccggctgaaaggtgctgcacgatcttacttgctctctgcacgtgctgcacgatctgtcacgatcgtcttgtaggtttttgtaccatgtgacttggtgacgttaggtgacgttttgcagggccggctttatgtcggacaaaagaaatctaaccatgatgcagtaattctagaggcagcaaagcagactaaccaaagatctcatagtaaacaaaggaatgtgatactgcagttaagtctcggaacaaagcttttacaatgttaaaaagtactcacaactttcagaatttgattgagtacaaaaagttgcaggctaacgtaaggagggtagttaaatgagcaaagagggagttttggaggtccttctgtaattcagtaggacgggaaactgacattagtaaagtctggggaatgataaaaaagatgcatgagattaaaagggagtatggatattcagttctaaatgataataacataataacagttacagatggggaaaaaggcaaaatgttagttttgtggtttttcattccctgctaaatcagaagtcagaagccgctggtgtagatccaaattcagtctttattgcaacaattaagttacaaccaaggccggacacttaaagtgtgtccagtactgttttatacctatttttatacaagttcttatcatttaacaatatctcgtcacttaagcatcatcattccttcaaccattcacaatcattgttttttacatcaatccacacccctaggtgataagtttgtccatcaattcttttactgtttggtccctcagccgaacgtaatggtggtgcgaccatctccacttgcttttttaaaaatgctcagccgtgaacttttggtgagcctgttgcacattgtctaattagagggttgataatatatttgtccttcaacataatgataaagcataacactaataaaggtggatattcatgcattcagggctaacataaagtagctaacagaacatttgaggctaatacaaggtgcaaatacatactcaattgattacattgtgttgattacattataatgattacattgtaatgattacatcacgggtatttggcatgctttttaataataccgtaatgattatattctacattgtatagtgctaaataatatcccatatatttcccccctttgggattctaaagagtcccacacacaattctgtccatccagcctaggagggagggctaaaaccctaagatctagggaaattccactcccagcccgccacaggcgcggccccccttcggggtccatggctgacatggctcacaaactatcaacactcagaatcaaccaacagcaatgaactccccaggatacattgcatatattatcaggaatacataatctaccaggagtacatcacctaccacaagctcattacataaatatatacggctaatgcaaagataactgaaaggttaactgataacactgtagattactataacaggcactctgtcatgagcaggaaagtcccaggtgtcgtgggcggcaggcaggctgcagcgtttccaacatggagtattcacaggcggtatggccgaacttcagctatgggcaggagcgtatccaaggtgtctatgtcgccatctgtttccgtgttggtccaggaggttgccgctccaaacggtcctcccaccactctaaacattgcagctatagtcgcctgctgagacagcgctcttcccactagggagcgaacaagaggaagtacacaaaaaaagattagtagcaaagcaagaatgaacacagcacgcacacagagtgctttcataaaggc is a genomic window containing:
- the LOC125723851 gene encoding uncharacterized protein LOC125723851, producing the protein MSIVKTTVNLQRIDWLLPKGAVSVRIAPEYIPGPVGRGQTSSSDAGRRKKCRTRPPAASSLTTSASPGSAAIPVATSRGQQGTGRRRNTAGGRSGRRRRTQSP